Genomic DNA from Cucumis melo cultivar AY chromosome 10, USDA_Cmelo_AY_1.0, whole genome shotgun sequence:
ACCTCTCAATTCCTTAAAATAGGTTGCATCTTTCTAGAGTAAAGTTGAACTCTTAGTTAGATTCCAAAAATCAAAAGAAGTTGACtataccttttttagtttacaAAATCTGTCCAAAAAAATCAATTTCACAAAAGTTGACTCCATTTGctgactattttttttttttttttttaaattagccTTAAAAAATCCGTCCACGGATGCTTTTAggcttaattttttaaaaaaatatagttaCAGTCAACTTTTCTGAAATTTcatttaggaaaaaaaaaagaaaaaaaaaaagaaaagaaaagaaaaaccttcTATGACTAAAATGTAAAGTGCGTACAAGTTTCTAGAGGAAAACCGTATCTAGAAATCGTTATCAAATGAGTGCCAAAAAGACCTGTTCAACAACTTCTTCGGGGTTTGCCCATTTCCACTCTGCAAATTCAACGTCGGCTTCATCGTTGTCCAAGTTAATCTCACTGTCGTCTTTTGTCAATCTCATAAGAAACCTGTCATAAGTTACAAAATGCAGCCAGGCACAGAACACATGCATATAAGCCTCATTTCTTAACATCAATCCTTGTCTAGTTTCTGTTTCAACTATAATGAATAAAGACAGAAAGACAGACCATTTTTGTGCCTGCCCATGCCATTGCCCACCCCAGAGACGATTGACTTTGGTCTTCACAGCTGGAGGAAAGTCGTAAGTCAACCATTTGGGTACCTGTTAACCGAAAACAATGCAAATTCTTGAATTTATTCGAGTACCATTGTCATGTAACTTCCAAAATGCTGTAGAGAAATAGTCGGTTTAGTAATTCTTCACAAAAGAAGGCACCGAAACAAATCACCAAATATAGTAGTACCTCGGCAACCATCTCAGCAGACACTATTCCAGTTTCCTTTCTCAGTTCCCTAATAGCTGCCAACTTTGGGTCTTCCCCATCTTCAATCCCTCCCtaagaaaaatgaattattGAACAACACATCCAATTCAATCTCACTGAAGATTCGAAGTCCTCGTGGATGTTCACTTACTAAAAGAATTCTAGCAAAGAaagtaaattttgtttttttttttatcaaaggaTTTCGCTAATGAATGAGGTAATTTTGGACCTTCATAAAGTCATTGAAGCAAATTCCATATTTGAGAATTcagaaattttaaaatcaataatGAGAGGCAAGAGCATATAGCAGGATCCATAACACTCAATACCATGGCATCATATCATTAATATCAATGCAACCACTGTTCCATAGAACCAAAACCAATATAACAGTCCTTGGATCTATTCGTGATACTGAACTTTTCGATCTATTTTAACAGCACATCCCAAATCGGCTATGACATGAACGTTATAAAGGTTTATAGCTTCCGTCTTCGATCATGAGCCAACGCACAGCCATTCTGATTGAAACGGTTAACATTTGATCCATCAAATCAAAAGGGCAGATAACCATTACAGCCCACAAGTTCACAACAAACCAATCTCCAAAATTCATATAATTGAACAGAATTTGATCCAATAAAACAGACCAACAACATCTTCCCATGAAATAATACTTACCCATTTAGagattttaaaacaaaattccaaaattaaGGAGAGAAAAAGAACAGAGGAAATTTCGAAATCACCTGAGGCATCTGCCATGCTCCTGGAACATTCAATTTAGAAGCCACAAAAACCTGCCGTATAACAAATCAAATTAGATTACAATTATTTTCTCATCCACGTAATTcccaacaacaacaaaaagaacTCCAAAACACCTTCAAATCCTCAGCATCAACATAGCTCCACTCTCTTAATTGGAACattttacatttaaaaaaaaaaagcaaaatccCAGAAAAGAAGAACAAAATTGACCCATGAATATAGATCTAACAGAGAAATGGGGAACAATTCATCAATAATTCTTCAAgatcataaaagaaaagaaaagaaaagcaaaggAAGACGCATCTGACCAAAAACATTGTACTGAAGTTTGGAAGAAAGGGAGAACCTGATAGTCAGAGTTGATGAGACAAACGCCAACGTTGGGGCGGTAACCAGAAGGAAGAGAATCCATGATTAGGGCTTTCGCTTGTGTTTTTAAGAAATGGGATTTGAGGAATTGGGGTTTTCAAAAATTTCAAGAAGTCAGAgttttgagagagagagagttctGGGAGTGGGAATATGAACGACGCTGACTACAAGAGATTTTTATGGTGGTGGCGGAGGCCACAGTTTTATATGACACtctttattattttgtttttatttattcttttttcttttttcttttttcttttattactaTTAATTCGTTGGGTAATTGTACCCTGTGTTCGTTCACACCAATTATTGTTTGAACTCAACGGCCAATTTTCGTCTACCTTGAAGAAATTTTTGTATTCATTGCGATCAAGTTTCACATTCACTCTGTGAAGAGAAGATGAGGATGAGGTAATTTACGTGAAACCAAAAATATAAACACTATGGTTTATGCTCAATTTTGATGATTTTACATTACTATGAAAATATAGTGAGATTAATATTTGAGGGAGAACCAATAATCTTTTTCTTAT
This window encodes:
- the LOC103495074 gene encoding nudix hydrolase 25 isoform X2 — encoded protein: MDSLPSGYRPNVGVCLINSDYQVFVASKLNVPGAWQMPQVPKWLTYDFPPAVKTKVNRLWGGQWHGQAQKWFLMRLTKDDSEINLDNDEADVEFAEWKWANPEEVVEQAVDYKRPTYEEVMKTFAPYLNGNKISTKCKSSKW
- the LOC103495074 gene encoding nudix hydrolase 25 isoform X1 is translated as MDSLPSGYRPNVGVCLINSDYQVFVASKLNVPGAWQMPQGGIEDGEDPKLAAIRELRKETGIVSAEMVAEVPKWLTYDFPPAVKTKVNRLWGGQWHGQAQKWFLMRLTKDDSEINLDNDEADVEFAEWKWANPEEVVEQAVDYKRPTYEEVMKTFAPYLNGNKISTKCKSSKW